In Zingiber officinale cultivar Zhangliang chromosome 1A, Zo_v1.1, whole genome shotgun sequence, a genomic segment contains:
- the LOC122034141 gene encoding exosome complex component RRP42-like, whose translation MVGLSLGEKQFIHGGIAQDLRTDGRKRLHYRPISIETGVIPQANGSARVRLGATDVIVSIKAELGKPSSLQPDKGKVAIFVDCSPTAAPMFEGRGGEELSSELSVALQRCLLGGKSGAGAGIDPSSLVIVEGKVCWDLYIDGLVVSSDGNLLDALGAAIKVALSNTGIPKVTVILGPSPNDQPDVDLSDEEFLQFDTTGVPVIVTLTKVGRHYIADATLEEESQMSSAMSVSLNRHGHICGLTKRGAAGLDPSVVLDMISVAQHVGEQLMSMLDSEIAAAEAAAAQEQ comes from the exons ATGGTAGGCCTTTCTCTAGGAGAGAAACAATTCATACATGGTGGGATTGCTCAGGACCTCCGCACGGACGGTCGAAAAAGACTCCATTACCGACCCATCTCAATCGAGACAGGAGTCATTCCTCAG GCGAATGGGTCTGCACGAGTTAGATTGGGAGCAACAGATGTTATTGTTAGCATTAAG GCAGAATTGGGGAAGCCAAGCTCTCTACAACCGGATAAAGGAAAAGTTGCTATTTTTGTTGACTGCAGTCCGACAGCAGCACCAATGTTTGAG GGAAGGGGAGGTGAAGAACTGTCTTCAGAACTCTCAGTTGCTCTTCAGAGATGTTTACTAGGTGGTAAGAGCGGAGCAG GGGCTGGAATCGATCCCTCGTCCCTTGTCATTGTCGAGGGTAAGGTGTGCTGGGATTTGTACATTGATGGCCTAGTTGTCAGTTCAGATGGAAATCTACTTGATGCATTAGGCGCTGCAATCAAG GTAGCTTTAAGTAATACAGGCATCCCAAAGGTCACTGTTATTCTTGGACCTTCACCAAATGACCAACCAGATGTTGATCTCAGCGATGAAGAGTTCTTGCAGTTTGACACTACTGGAGTCCCTGTTATAGTTACCCTGACTAAG GTCGGTCGCCACTACATTGCTGATGCGACTTTGGAAGAGGAGTCTCAAATGAGCTCCGCTATGTCTGTCTCCTTGAATAGGCATGGACATATATGTGGACTGACGAAGCGAGGCGCTGCTGGCTTGGACCCAAGTGTTGTTCTTGACATGATTTCAGTAGCACAGCATGTAGGCGAGCAACTGATGTCTATGCTCGATTCAGAGATCGCCGCTGCAGAGGCAGCAGCAGCCCAGGAACAATGA